In the genome of Variibacter gotjawalensis, one region contains:
- a CDS encoding AEC family transporter, translated as MAILNIVLPVFVLIILGWVAKRTFLSDPQATRGLRELVFRLLMPSMLFTAITQAPRIEVVGVTLIYFAACLVVFAIALVIARFIKLSLSRAAMLGLNSTYGNTVMMGIPIVVAAYGAEALPPLLTIIALHSAVLLTFAGVLIEIDAGRSGKSQSVMSLFRTIGEGIIKNPVILSIFLAFFWRAVELPVPIPIRDTLRFLGTAATPLALISLGASLPPFSFRSFTMETLAGSVLKLFALPAAVWGFGTLAGMPKASLAVAILTAGMPTGANAFLLAHRSEGLAESSAPTVIVTMLMSLVTIYVLLAVL; from the coding sequence ATGGCCATTCTCAATATCGTCCTGCCGGTCTTCGTTCTCATCATTCTGGGCTGGGTCGCGAAGCGGACGTTTCTCTCCGACCCGCAGGCGACGCGCGGGCTTCGCGAGCTCGTGTTCCGTTTGCTGATGCCGTCGATGCTGTTCACGGCGATCACGCAGGCGCCACGCATCGAAGTCGTCGGCGTAACGTTGATTTATTTCGCTGCGTGCCTGGTGGTGTTCGCGATCGCGCTGGTCATCGCGCGGTTCATCAAGCTATCGCTGTCGAGAGCCGCGATGCTCGGTCTCAATTCGACCTACGGCAACACCGTGATGATGGGCATTCCTATCGTCGTCGCGGCGTACGGCGCGGAGGCGTTGCCGCCATTGCTGACGATCATCGCGCTGCATTCGGCAGTGCTGCTGACCTTCGCGGGCGTGTTGATCGAGATCGACGCCGGGCGCTCGGGTAAGAGCCAGAGCGTGATGTCGCTGTTTCGCACGATCGGCGAGGGCATCATCAAGAACCCGGTGATCCTTTCGATCTTTCTCGCCTTCTTCTGGCGCGCGGTGGAATTGCCTGTGCCGATCCCGATCCGCGATACGCTGCGTTTCCTCGGAACGGCGGCGACGCCGCTCGCGCTCATCAGCCTCGGCGCCAGCTTGCCTCCGTTCAGCTTCCGCTCGTTCACGATGGAAACACTGGCGGGGAGCGTGCTGAAGTTGTTCGCGCTACCGGCGGCGGTGTGGGGCTTCGGCACGCTGGCCGGGATGCCGAAAGCGTCGCTCGCGGTCGCGATCCTCACGGCCGGCATGCCGACCGGCGCGAATGCTTTCCTTCTCGCGCACCGCAGCGAGGGCCTCGCCGAATCATCGGCGCCGACCGTGATCGTGACGATGCTGATGTCGCTGGTGACGATTTATGTGCTGCTGGCCGTGCTGTGA
- a CDS encoding Lrp/AsnC family transcriptional regulator translates to MDQIDRKILDVLQRDTNQSIADIGSKVGLSQTPCWKRIQRLERLGIIQKRVALLDASKLDLSVTAFVTISVGDHSEPALQRFRTEASRFPEVLDIHRMAGEHDYILRVVLPTVNAYDTFYRKLIDTVSVPLKKVTSHFAIESVKATTALPIIAAPERRLEAAE, encoded by the coding sequence ATCGATCAGATCGATCGGAAAATTCTCGACGTTCTTCAACGCGACACCAACCAATCGATTGCCGATATCGGCTCGAAGGTCGGGTTGTCGCAGACGCCGTGCTGGAAGCGTATACAGCGCCTCGAGCGGCTCGGCATCATTCAGAAGCGCGTCGCGCTGCTGGATGCGAGCAAGCTGGACTTGAGCGTGACCGCCTTCGTCACCATCAGCGTCGGCGATCATTCAGAGCCTGCGCTGCAGCGGTTTCGGACCGAAGCATCACGCTTTCCCGAGGTTCTTGATATCCATCGCATGGCCGGCGAGCACGACTATATTCTGCGCGTCGTCCTTCCCACCGTGAATGCCTACGACACCTTCTACCGCAAGCTGATCGACACGGTCTCTGTGCCGCTCAAGAAGGTAACGTCGCATTTCGCAATCGAGTCCGTGAAGGCGACGACCGCGCTGCCGATCATAGCCGCACCGGAGAGAAGGCTCGAAGCCGCCGAATAA
- a CDS encoding MSMEG_1061 family FMN-dependent PPOX-type flavoprotein: protein MSDGLAGGFDPAAVSYLTSIDEVRAMHPPAMSRATDKVIKRLDKHCRAILARSTFCLVGTHGANGADVSPRGDPAGFVRVLDDRHILLPDRIGNNRFDSYDNIFENGMVGLLFVVPGMAETLRINGKARVTNDAALLEGSAVQGRAPRIGLLIEVLEAYLHCAKSINRAKLWDPAHFINRDDLPSYGAMLVDHCEGLTVEESDRQGAEMARRGMY, encoded by the coding sequence ATGAGCGACGGACTGGCGGGTGGATTCGATCCTGCGGCGGTGAGCTATCTCACCTCGATCGACGAGGTGCGGGCGATGCATCCGCCCGCCATGTCGCGCGCGACCGATAAGGTGATCAAGCGGCTCGACAAGCACTGCCGTGCGATCCTGGCGCGGTCGACATTTTGTCTCGTCGGAACGCATGGGGCGAACGGCGCTGATGTTTCGCCGCGCGGCGACCCGGCGGGGTTCGTGCGCGTGCTCGACGATCGCCACATCCTCCTGCCGGATCGTATCGGCAACAATCGCTTCGACAGCTACGACAACATCTTCGAGAACGGCATGGTCGGTCTGTTGTTCGTTGTGCCGGGCATGGCGGAGACGCTGCGCATCAACGGCAAAGCCCGCGTCACCAATGATGCGGCTTTGCTGGAGGGGTCGGCCGTGCAGGGCCGCGCGCCGCGCATCGGGCTATTGATCGAGGTGCTGGAGGCCTATCTGCACTGCGCAAAGTCGATCAACCGCGCGAAGCTGTGGGATCCGGCTCACTTCATCAACCGCGACGATCTGCCGAGCTACGGCGCGATGCTGGTCGATCACTGTGAGGGCCTGACCGTCGAGGAGAGCGACCGGCAAGGCGCCGAGATGGCCCGGCGTGGTATGTATTGA
- a CDS encoding TRAP transporter substrate-binding protein encodes MKRRVFLKSALALGGTAAIAAPAIAQSAPQIRWRMTSSFPKSVDITFGAGEYFAKLVSDLTDGKFVIQQFAAGEIVPGLQALDAVQSGTVEAAYTGLLFYVGKDPTYSLTSSAPFMMNPRAQNAWYYHGGGMTMTHEFLRKQKVVAYPCGNTGMQWGGWFKKEIKTVDDLRGLKMRIAGLAGNIASRLGVVPQQIAPGDIYPALERGAIDAVEYIGPYDDEKLGFHKVVQRYYSPGWQEGGTIFHGVFNLEKFNELPPLYKKAIEIASQATTLDMLAHYDAKNPEALQRLISQGVQVSLFPNEVLMKIFEETEGFYKGLVGSNPEFATMFNHQREFMKKSNMYQQVADFQYDLMMFRTKRIVSQ; translated from the coding sequence ATGAAACGTCGTGTCTTCCTGAAGTCCGCCCTCGCGCTGGGCGGCACTGCCGCAATCGCCGCGCCTGCTATCGCTCAATCAGCTCCGCAAATCCGCTGGCGGATGACCTCCAGCTTCCCGAAAAGCGTCGACATCACGTTCGGCGCCGGCGAATATTTCGCCAAACTCGTCTCCGACCTGACGGACGGCAAATTCGTCATTCAGCAATTCGCGGCCGGCGAGATCGTCCCGGGGCTGCAAGCGCTCGATGCGGTGCAGAGCGGCACCGTGGAGGCGGCCTACACGGGCTTGCTGTTTTATGTCGGCAAAGACCCGACTTATTCGCTTACATCGTCGGCGCCTTTCATGATGAACCCGCGCGCGCAGAACGCCTGGTACTACCACGGCGGCGGCATGACGATGACGCACGAATTCCTGCGCAAACAGAAGGTCGTCGCGTATCCGTGCGGCAATACGGGCATGCAGTGGGGCGGCTGGTTCAAGAAAGAAATCAAGACGGTCGACGACCTGCGTGGTTTGAAGATGCGCATCGCGGGCCTTGCCGGCAACATCGCGTCACGCCTCGGCGTCGTGCCGCAACAGATCGCGCCGGGCGATATCTATCCGGCGCTCGAACGCGGCGCGATCGATGCGGTCGAATATATCGGGCCGTATGACGACGAGAAGCTCGGCTTCCACAAGGTCGTGCAACGCTACTATTCGCCAGGCTGGCAAGAGGGCGGCACGATCTTCCACGGCGTGTTCAACCTCGAGAAATTCAACGAGCTGCCGCCGCTTTACAAGAAGGCGATCGAGATCGCGTCGCAAGCGACGACGCTCGACATGCTGGCGCACTACGATGCGAAGAATCCGGAAGCGTTGCAGCGCCTGATCTCGCAGGGCGTACAGGTCTCGCTATTCCCGAACGAAGTGCTGATGAAGATCTTCGAGGAAACGGAAGGCTTCTACAAAGGCCTCGTCGGATCAAATCCAGAGTTCGCGACGATGTTCAATCATCAGCGCGAGTTCATGAAGAAGAGCAACATGTATCAGCAGGTCGCGGATTTTCAGTACGATCTGATGATGTTCCGAACGAAACGGATCGTGAGCCAATGA
- a CDS encoding DJ-1/PfpI family protein has product MKQRNDAARIGIVIYEDVEPIDVGGTAGVVSMATRVLPNITSVLIAEHKGPIKLAGGVTVLADYDFAVPPPCDVYIVCGGPGWRREVRNDAMMAFLRARQKAEIASVCTGALILAAAGTLDGLQATTRRTAVGAETSAPLADMTGYAATAKPIPALVVEDQGVVTSGGVSLAIDGMLYLIGKLYGEAARDDVAKVIEYDRAFSANRDALGIVTAGPSRYANRDSSA; this is encoded by the coding sequence ATGAAACAACGCAATGACGCCGCCCGGATCGGCATCGTGATCTACGAGGATGTCGAGCCGATCGATGTCGGCGGCACTGCCGGCGTCGTCTCGATGGCAACGCGCGTCCTGCCAAACATCACATCGGTGCTCATTGCGGAGCACAAAGGGCCGATAAAACTGGCAGGCGGCGTCACCGTGTTGGCGGACTACGATTTCGCTGTGCCGCCGCCCTGCGACGTCTACATCGTCTGCGGCGGGCCGGGCTGGCGCCGCGAGGTCCGCAACGACGCAATGATGGCGTTCCTCCGCGCCCGGCAGAAAGCCGAGATCGCCTCGGTTTGCACCGGCGCGCTCATCCTCGCCGCCGCCGGCACGCTCGATGGGCTGCAGGCAACGACGCGGCGGACCGCCGTCGGCGCGGAGACCAGCGCCCCGCTCGCCGATATGACCGGCTACGCTGCCACGGCCAAGCCGATCCCGGCGCTCGTCGTCGAGGATCAAGGCGTCGTCACGAGCGGCGGCGTCTCGCTCGCGATCGACGGCATGCTGTATCTGATCGGCAAACTCTACGGCGAAGCTGCGCGCGACGACGTCGCCAAGGTGATCGAATACGACCGCGCTTTTTCGGCTAACCGCGATGCGTTGGGCATCGTGACTGCCGGGCCTAGTCGCTACGCTAACCGCGACTCGTCTGCGTAG
- the pyrF gene encoding orotidine-5'-phosphate decarboxylase gives MQNSFANRFLALSRERGHLCVGIDPSSEALAAWDLPHDFSGLVRFCDTLVGIAAPRAAVIKPQSAFFERFGPDGMQELKRVVWQTRAGGALTIVDAKRGDLGSTATAYGDAFLGAGSAFGSDAVTAHAYLGIDALAPLFTRAKSHGAAVFVVVRSSNPEGTLLQSARTAGGLSVAESFCEAITRQNAADDVGPIGAVVGATLGDETAGIVARLPNALFLAPGVGAQGATVADVKRAFGGAYARCIPSVSRAIAMAGPNEMALADRIERYADESRLA, from the coding sequence TTGCAGAATTCGTTTGCGAACCGTTTCCTCGCGCTTTCTCGCGAGCGCGGTCATCTCTGCGTTGGGATTGATCCTTCCTCGGAAGCACTGGCTGCTTGGGATTTGCCGCACGACTTTAGTGGCTTGGTTCGGTTCTGCGACACGCTCGTCGGCATCGCGGCGCCGCGCGCCGCCGTCATCAAGCCGCAAAGCGCATTCTTCGAGCGCTTCGGACCTGATGGGATGCAAGAACTCAAACGTGTCGTTTGGCAAACGCGCGCCGGCGGAGCGTTGACGATCGTCGATGCGAAGCGAGGCGATCTCGGGTCGACCGCGACGGCTTATGGCGATGCCTTTCTTGGCGCAGGCAGTGCGTTCGGCAGTGACGCGGTGACAGCGCACGCCTATCTTGGCATCGACGCACTGGCGCCTTTATTCACGCGTGCGAAGTCGCACGGAGCCGCTGTCTTCGTTGTTGTGCGCTCATCGAACCCGGAGGGCACGCTCCTGCAGTCAGCGCGGACAGCCGGCGGCTTGAGTGTTGCGGAATCATTCTGTGAGGCAATCACACGGCAGAACGCGGCTGATGACGTCGGGCCAATCGGCGCCGTGGTCGGCGCTACGCTCGGCGACGAGACGGCCGGCATCGTTGCGCGGCTGCCGAATGCATTGTTCCTTGCGCCGGGTGTCGGCGCGCAAGGTGCGACAGTGGCGGATGTGAAACGGGCTTTCGGAGGAGCTTATGCGCGCTGTATCCCTTCTGTATCGCGCGCGATAGCTATGGCCGGGCCTAACGAGATGGCGTTGGCGGATCGTATCGAACGCTACGCAGACGAGTCGCGGTTAGCGTAG
- a CDS encoding acyl-CoA dehydrogenase family protein yields the protein MNIAVRPDAASLLSGRAATNKRSEHLAPTAKGLNFFEVDHSLRSLLPLYMDGPLLQHLTPHLSELGALGGGKLGELSDAAERHPPVLHYRDQFGRDEEWIEYHPSYRGMEELGFGKFGMHAMTNRAGVMGWDAPMPELAKFVFFYLFAQAEFGLLCPISLADCSSELVRRYGSEELKAKYLADMISQDLTQLKKSAQFMTEKAGGSDVGANELTAVREGDHWRLYGEKWFCSHTDADLAVLLARPEGAPAGGRGLGLFLMPKTLDDGTRNAYRIARLKDKLGSKTMASGEIRFEGAIAYELGQLDQGLKHMLGMVNTGRVSHAARAAGMMRRCLNEALQTARHRNAFGKTIIEYPLLRRQLLKIMIPTEQALSAVLYASLAANKAETDKKSEMILRIMTPITKYRACRDNVTVAGGALEVRGGNGYIEDWPNARLVRDAYLGVIWDGTSNIVSLDVINRAIAKSGADKHLREDISDRLADAAGIPGQFRTRLEGGLADAFDFASQVAKSRQYERFSRVAAGKLYHALTAALMATEGRHLGMKGGDARRMVMSRFVLEHRLHKSTPTQLTNFDWEEKAIDALLSDDPISMDDASALLVA from the coding sequence ATGAATATCGCAGTCCGTCCCGACGCAGCGAGCTTGCTCAGCGGCCGCGCCGCAACCAACAAACGTTCCGAGCACCTCGCGCCAACCGCGAAAGGGCTTAACTTCTTCGAGGTCGACCACAGTCTGCGCAGCTTGCTTCCGCTCTACATGGACGGACCGCTGCTGCAGCACCTGACGCCGCACCTGAGCGAACTCGGCGCGCTTGGTGGCGGCAAGCTCGGCGAGCTTTCTGACGCCGCGGAGCGGCATCCTCCGGTGCTGCATTATCGTGACCAGTTCGGGCGCGACGAAGAGTGGATCGAATACCATCCGTCGTATCGTGGCATGGAGGAGCTCGGCTTCGGCAAATTCGGCATGCACGCAATGACGAACCGCGCCGGCGTGATGGGCTGGGATGCGCCGATGCCGGAACTCGCGAAGTTCGTGTTCTTCTATTTGTTCGCACAGGCGGAGTTCGGGCTCTTGTGCCCGATCAGCCTTGCGGACTGTTCGTCGGAACTTGTGCGCCGCTACGGTAGCGAGGAGCTGAAAGCGAAGTATCTCGCCGACATGATCAGCCAAGATCTGACGCAGCTGAAGAAGTCCGCGCAATTCATGACCGAGAAAGCGGGCGGCTCGGACGTTGGCGCGAATGAACTCACGGCGGTGCGCGAGGGCGATCACTGGCGGCTCTACGGCGAGAAGTGGTTTTGCTCGCACACGGACGCCGATCTCGCCGTATTGTTGGCGCGGCCCGAAGGCGCGCCGGCCGGCGGGCGCGGGCTCGGCCTGTTTCTGATGCCGAAGACTCTCGACGACGGAACGCGCAATGCGTATCGCATCGCGCGCCTCAAAGACAAACTCGGCAGCAAGACGATGGCTAGCGGCGAAATCCGCTTCGAAGGGGCGATCGCCTACGAACTTGGCCAGCTCGATCAGGGCCTCAAGCACATGCTCGGTATGGTCAATACGGGCCGCGTCTCGCATGCGGCCCGCGCTGCCGGCATGATGCGCCGCTGCCTCAACGAGGCGCTGCAAACGGCGCGGCACCGCAACGCCTTCGGCAAAACGATCATTGAGTATCCGCTGCTGCGGCGCCAACTGCTCAAGATCATGATCCCGACCGAGCAGGCGCTTTCGGCTGTGCTCTACGCATCGCTTGCGGCGAACAAGGCGGAGACGGATAAGAAGTCCGAAATGATCCTGCGCATCATGACGCCGATCACGAAATATCGTGCGTGCCGCGACAACGTGACGGTGGCGGGCGGTGCGCTCGAGGTGCGCGGCGGCAACGGCTATATCGAGGACTGGCCGAACGCGCGATTGGTGCGCGACGCTTATCTCGGCGTGATTTGGGACGGTACGAGCAATATCGTGTCGCTCGATGTCATTAATCGTGCGATCGCGAAGTCCGGTGCCGATAAACACTTGCGCGAGGACATTTCGGATCGCCTCGCCGACGCTGCCGGAATTCCGGGGCAGTTCCGCACGCGGCTCGAAGGCGGGCTTGCGGACGCGTTCGACTTCGCGAGCCAAGTTGCAAAGAGCCGGCAATACGAACGCTTCAGCCGCGTCGCGGCCGGCAAGCTTTATCACGCGCTGACGGCAGCATTGATGGCCACCGAGGGCCGTCACCTCGGCATGAAGGGCGGCGACGCGCGTCGCATGGTGATGTCGCGCTTCGTACTCGAACATCGCTTGCACAAATCGACGCCGACCCAGCTGACAAATTTCGACTGGGAGGAGAAGGCGATCGACGCGCTGCTCTCTGACGATCCAATCTCGATGGACGATGCGTCAGCGCTGTTGGTGGCTTGA
- a CDS encoding Bug family tripartite tricarboxylate transporter substrate binding protein: protein MFSKVLAQCAAAIGVAMLSALPAQAQFPERPIKLVIPFTAGGPTDALGRALAGAMQSRIGQPVVVENKAGAGGNIAADFVSNAAPDGYTLMLGTSGPLVINVSLYKKLAYDPIKSFDPIIMIGALPNVIVAHPSFPAKTIAELVAYSKAHKGALSFSHAGVGGSTHLAGVMFNQQTGTDLVQVAYRGASQAMQDLIGGQVQLSILDVYLAAPQVKAGTMKALGVTAGRRTPIMPDVPTLDEQGIKGFDSSVIFGIVAPKGTPADIVAKLNATLAAVLDDPATKMLLDNQGIVRAPSTDAAYLSQYMSTEIPKWRDVIKSVGIEQQ from the coding sequence ATGTTTTCGAAGGTTTTGGCGCAATGCGCGGCGGCGATTGGCGTGGCGATGCTTTCGGCACTGCCCGCGCAAGCGCAGTTTCCCGAGCGCCCGATCAAGCTCGTAATTCCGTTCACGGCCGGCGGCCCGACCGATGCGCTCGGCCGTGCTCTCGCGGGCGCGATGCAGTCGCGGATCGGCCAGCCGGTTGTCGTGGAGAACAAGGCAGGTGCGGGCGGCAACATCGCGGCGGACTTCGTTTCCAATGCTGCGCCCGATGGATACACGCTGATGCTCGGCACATCGGGGCCGCTGGTCATCAACGTTAGCCTCTACAAGAAGCTTGCTTACGATCCGATCAAAAGCTTTGACCCAATCATCATGATCGGCGCATTGCCCAACGTGATCGTCGCGCATCCGAGTTTCCCTGCGAAGACGATCGCGGAGCTGGTTGCGTATAGCAAGGCTCACAAAGGCGCGCTTAGCTTTTCGCATGCCGGCGTCGGCGGTTCGACGCATCTTGCCGGCGTAATGTTTAATCAGCAGACCGGCACGGATCTCGTGCAGGTCGCATATCGCGGCGCATCGCAGGCGATGCAGGATTTGATCGGCGGGCAGGTGCAGCTGAGCATTCTCGATGTCTATCTCGCGGCGCCGCAAGTGAAGGCCGGCACAATGAAGGCGCTCGGTGTCACGGCCGGCCGCCGCACGCCGATCATGCCGGATGTGCCGACGCTCGACGAGCAGGGGATCAAGGGCTTCGATTCCAGCGTTATATTCGGTATCGTCGCGCCGAAGGGAACGCCCGCGGATATCGTCGCGAAACTCAACGCAACACTTGCGGCGGTGCTCGACGATCCGGCCACGAAGATGTTGCTGGATAACCAAGGCATCGTGCGCGCGCCGTCAACCGACGCGGCGTATCTGTCGCAGTATATGAGCACTGAAATTCCGAAATGGCGCGACGTCATCAAGTCGGTCGGCATTGAACAACAATAA
- a CDS encoding LysR family transcriptional regulator produces the protein MDVRKLRYFTVLAEEKHFGRAAKKLSLSQPPLSYAIKQLESELDARLFTRNTRAVELTPAGLALRNEAFALLRRIDEIKRQVRSVADGQAGVLRVGFGGSMLYRGLPDILADFSKKLPLIDIKLREMGSVDQIEAIQRDEIDLGFIHGHETPAGLDGFRYHAEPFVACLPATHRLAKQKRIKLAQLAQDDFVLFQRRGSPAYYESIIGTCLAAGFAPRVRHEVAIWLSVVSLVASGTGVALVPRSLRNSALAGAVFIPIDQTGILSETHCVWKPERLVDAGLANAIGLIRARASGRGKPQR, from the coding sequence ATGGACGTCCGCAAGCTGCGCTATTTCACGGTACTGGCCGAAGAGAAGCATTTCGGCCGCGCCGCTAAAAAGCTCTCGTTGTCGCAGCCGCCCCTGAGTTACGCGATTAAGCAACTCGAGTCTGAACTCGACGCTCGGTTGTTCACCCGCAACACGCGCGCGGTCGAGCTCACGCCGGCCGGACTTGCGTTGCGCAACGAAGCCTTCGCGCTGCTCCGCCGCATCGACGAGATCAAACGCCAAGTGCGTTCTGTCGCCGACGGACAGGCCGGCGTGCTTCGCGTCGGCTTCGGCGGCTCGATGCTATATCGCGGACTACCCGACATTCTTGCGGACTTTTCGAAGAAGCTCCCGCTGATCGACATCAAGCTGCGCGAAATGGGGTCGGTCGATCAGATCGAAGCCATCCAGCGCGACGAGATCGACCTCGGCTTCATTCATGGCCACGAGACGCCCGCAGGCCTCGATGGTTTCCGTTATCACGCCGAGCCGTTCGTCGCGTGCCTGCCGGCGACGCATCGTCTCGCCAAGCAAAAGCGCATCAAGCTTGCGCAGCTCGCCCAAGACGATTTCGTGTTGTTCCAGCGCCGCGGATCACCCGCCTACTACGAGTCGATCATCGGCACCTGTCTCGCCGCCGGTTTCGCGCCGAGGGTTCGTCATGAAGTCGCGATCTGGCTAAGCGTGGTATCCCTAGTCGCAAGCGGCACCGGTGTCGCGCTGGTGCCGCGTTCTTTGCGGAATTCTGCACTCGCAGGCGCCGTTTTCATTCCGATCGATCAAACCGGAATCCTTTCGGAGACACACTGCGTGTGGAAACCAGAACGGCTCGTCGACGCCGGCCTCGCCAACGCAATCGGCCTCATCCGCGCCCGTGCGTCCGGACGCGGAAAGCCGCAGCGCTAG
- a CDS encoding alkene reductase produces the protein MLTKTNSKLLSPYKLGNITLANRVVMAPLTRNRAGAGFVPSELSVIYYAQRASAGLIVTEATQISQQGQGYQDTPGIYSKEQIAGWKKVTDAVHARGGHIVVQLWHVGRISHTSLQKDGAAPVAPSAVRAKAKTFVGGTFADVSEPRALTTDEIAAAVKDYAQAARNAVEAGFDGVEIHGANGYLIDQFLRDGINKRTDNYGGSIENRARFLLEVVDAVVAAIGKERVGIRLSPVTPANDAADSDPQPLFDYVADELGKRKIAFIHVIEGATGGARDNIAFDYASVRKRFGGTYIANNGYEETLATAALDEDRADLIAFGKPFIANPDLVERFRDGAPLAQPDKATFYGGDARGYTDYPTHA, from the coding sequence ATGCTGACGAAGACGAATTCGAAGCTTCTTTCCCCTTATAAACTCGGAAACATCACGCTCGCCAACCGGGTCGTCATGGCGCCGTTGACGCGAAATCGCGCCGGGGCCGGGTTCGTTCCGTCCGAATTATCTGTCATCTATTATGCGCAGCGCGCGTCGGCCGGTTTGATCGTGACCGAGGCAACCCAGATCAGCCAGCAAGGGCAGGGTTATCAGGACACGCCCGGCATCTACTCGAAAGAGCAAATCGCGGGCTGGAAGAAAGTCACCGATGCCGTGCATGCGCGCGGCGGACATATCGTCGTGCAGCTCTGGCATGTCGGCCGTATCTCGCATACGTCGCTGCAGAAGGATGGCGCGGCTCCGGTCGCTCCCTCGGCCGTGCGCGCGAAGGCGAAGACTTTCGTCGGCGGCACATTCGCGGACGTATCGGAGCCGCGTGCTCTGACGACGGACGAGATCGCCGCGGCGGTGAAAGATTATGCGCAGGCCGCGCGGAATGCGGTCGAGGCCGGGTTCGACGGCGTCGAGATTCACGGCGCGAACGGATATCTGATCGACCAATTCCTCCGCGACGGGATCAACAAGCGCACCGACAATTATGGTGGTTCGATCGAGAACCGCGCGCGGTTTCTGCTCGAAGTCGTCGATGCTGTCGTGGCGGCGATCGGCAAGGAGCGCGTAGGCATTCGTTTGTCGCCGGTGACGCCGGCGAACGATGCGGCGGACAGCGACCCACAGCCGCTGTTCGACTATGTCGCGGATGAACTCGGCAAGCGCAAGATCGCGTTCATCCATGTCATCGAAGGCGCCACAGGCGGCGCACGCGACAACATCGCGTTCGACTATGCGTCGGTGCGCAAGCGCTTCGGCGGAACGTATATCGCCAACAACGGCTACGAGGAGACGCTGGCGACGGCAGCGCTCGATGAGGATCGCGCGGACCTCATCGCGTTCGGAAAGCCGTTCATCGCCAATCCGGATTTGGTCGAGCGCTTCCGAGATGGCGCGCCGCTCGCGCAGCCCGATAAAGCCACCTTCTACGGCGGTGACGCACGGGGCTATACGGATTATCCGACGCACGCCTAG
- a CDS encoding flavin reductase family protein yields MVTRHIRIHEVSSAEPHDPLRLSDTNVSLFKSGMRRLASGVTVVTTAHENKQYGLVSTGLTSVSAEPPVLLICINQAATSHDPIARSGRFCVNVLRAGDEALAKRFGDPAQRSKRFLSREWQTLATGAPALVGSLASFDCIVTRALAADSHTVFFGRVADVRLWSEEVDPLLYWDGAYRQPE; encoded by the coding sequence ATGGTGACGAGACACATTCGCATCCATGAAGTGAGTTCGGCGGAGCCGCACGATCCGCTGCGCTTGAGCGACACGAACGTCTCGCTGTTCAAGAGTGGGATGCGGCGACTCGCCTCCGGCGTCACCGTCGTGACGACCGCGCATGAGAACAAGCAATACGGCCTCGTGTCGACGGGCTTGACGTCGGTTTCGGCGGAGCCGCCGGTGCTGCTCATCTGCATCAATCAGGCTGCAACAAGCCATGACCCGATCGCGCGGTCCGGTCGCTTCTGCGTCAACGTGCTGCGCGCCGGCGACGAAGCATTGGCGAAGCGTTTCGGCGATCCTGCGCAGCGGTCGAAGCGGTTCCTCAGCCGCGAATGGCAAACGCTTGCGACCGGAGCGCCGGCCTTGGTCGGCTCGCTCGCGAGTTTCGACTGCATCGTAACGCGGGCGCTGGCGGCCGATAGCCACACGGTTTTCTTCGGCCGCGTCGCCGACGTGCGCTTGTGGAGCGAGGAAGTGGATCCGTTGCTCTATTGGGACGGCGCGTATCGGCAGCCGGAATGA